A window of Cryptomeria japonica chromosome 3, Sugi_1.0, whole genome shotgun sequence contains these coding sequences:
- the LOC131034342 gene encoding F-box/kelch-repeat protein At1g80440-like, translating to MEIIPGLPEDLWMQCLVRVPYRYHCNLRAVCRSWNALLSCQHFYQQRQRHGVQCEEGVVSLCESKETENKCDFDVVIYYPLAQWWERLPHIPAEFKLRYREDHRCVFVRSRKQLVVVGLFNRRSYRDGVLIFDFLSRRWWLGTDVPFTRNFFVCAASASEGLVYFAGSYIPMGYSSDYQRLEAFVYNVEENKWDFLPPPDYISFASLYFCASVFLDGKFYVAPHRCERAQVYDPHTRVWKNLNSDSNADYIHSCVAARHGIECSTWYESVRGWIDVKEIDIGSNSQSRSAGRFAIARSSDFLVSVVQCSSDCVEVEYYSFNPRAREARNRWRSIVLSVVQCCSNWVEPYSFNRRAREERAARWRRISLPNNRFIFSSRSVQI from the coding sequence ATGGAAATAATTCCGGGGCTTCCAGAAGATTTATGGATGCAATGCTTGGTGAGGGTTCCATACAGATACCACTGCAATCTTAGGGCCGTCTGCAGGAGCTGGAATGCTCTTCTCAGCTGCCAACACTTTTATCAACAGCGACAGCGCCATGGGGTGCAGTGCGAGGAAGGAGTAGTTTCTCTTTGCGAATCCAAAGAAACTGAAAATAAATGTGATTTCGACGTAGTTATTTACTACCCGCTTGCGCAGTGGTGGGAAAGACTGCCTCATATCCCAGCGGAATTTAAACTAAGATACAGGGAGGATCATCGTTGCGTGTTCGTTAGATCGAGAAAACAGCTGGTTGTGGTGGGGCTTTTCAACAGACGCAGCTACAGAGACGGTGTGTTGATATTTGACTTTTTATCTCGGAGATGGTGGCTTGGCACCGACGTGCCATTCACTAGAAATTTTTTTGTATGCGCCGCCTCAGCAAGTGAAGGACTCGTCTATTTTGCCGGCAGCTACATCCCCATGGGGTATTCCAGTGACTATCAACGACTAGAAGCTTTTGTTTACAATGTAGAGGAAAACAAGTGGGATTTTCTTCCTCCTCCTGATTACATCTCTTTCGCTTCTCTTTATTTCTGCGCTAGTGTTTTCCTTGATGGTAAGTTTTACGTAGCCCCCCATCGATGCGAAAGAGCGCAAGTTTATGACCCTCACACTCGCGTATGGAAAAACTTAAATAGTGACAGTAATGCTGATTATATTCACAGCTGCGTAGCCGCTCGTCACGGTATTGAGTGCTCAACCTGGTATGAAAGTGTAAGAGGGTGGATAGACGTGAAGGAAATAGATATCGGCAGCAACTCACAAAGTAGATCAGCTGGGCGATTTGCTATTGCAAGAAGTAGTGACTTTCTGGTAAGTGTTGTTCAATGCAGCAGCGATTGTGTTGAGGTTGAGTATTATAGTTTTAATCCCCGTGCGAGGGAAGCGAGAAATAGATGGCGTAGTATAGTTTTAAGTGTTGTTCAATGCTGCAGCAATTGGGTTGAGCCTTATAGTTTTAATCGCCGTGCCAGGGAAGAGAGAGCTGCTAGATGGCGTCGTATCAGCTTGCCCAATAACCGTTTTATATTTTCATCCCGTTCTGTCCAAATTTGA